Proteins encoded together in one Calditrichota bacterium window:
- the purL gene encoding phosphoribosylformylglycinamidine synthase subunit PurL, producing MSFQYPEVTLDTALSHGLSREEYDHIQEILGRVPTFVELGIFSAMWSEHCSYKNSIRELKRLPKSGERVLVEAGEENAGLIDIGDGLAVCFKIESHNHPSAIEPFQGATTGVGGILRDIFSMGARPIAALNSLRFGSPKHSRTAQLLDGVVKGIAHYGNCFGVPTVAGEIYFDPSYNENPLVNAMAVGVVEVDKIIKGAATGVGNPVFVVGAATGRDGIHGASFASEDLSESSKEKRPSVQIGDPFKEKLLLEATLELAGTDALVGIQDMGAAGICCSCSETPARGDTGIHLDVNKVSRREKGMNAYEICLSESQERMLVIVKKGQEHHARDIFDKWDLHADEVGVVTEDKLFTIQEDGQTVGVIPAASLVLGGGAPQYQREHARPASLDALLNFDPTHLPDPEDWNDVLIAVLGSPNICSRRLVFEQYDHTIGASTAQGGGQTDAGVVRVPGTNKGLALSVDCNSRYVSVDPYRGAALAVWEGARNVACTGAVPVGITNCLNFANPNKPENYYFFHESISGMSDACSALNIPVTGGNVSFYNESPAGPVRPTPVIGMVGVLEDVSKHVGIAFKEEGDFIALLGSIGPDLGCTEYLSAIHGVVAGPPPRLDVDKNLRLIRLLPELAAKETLCSAHDISEGGLAVAVSESCIAGNIGCLLTFPWNQRSVETLFAETQGCVIVSVAHEKWPELKQMCQEHSVSLQMLGRVGGELIVINDWITLPLEMAADTYNQSLSQHLGLK from the coding sequence ATGAGCTTTCAATATCCCGAAGTAACTCTCGACACAGCCCTCTCGCACGGACTTTCCCGAGAGGAATATGACCACATCCAAGAAATTCTTGGCCGCGTACCCACATTCGTGGAACTCGGAATTTTCTCGGCGATGTGGTCTGAGCATTGCTCGTACAAGAATTCAATTCGTGAGTTGAAACGGCTTCCCAAGAGCGGCGAGCGCGTTTTGGTCGAAGCTGGAGAGGAAAATGCCGGATTGATTGACATCGGCGACGGACTTGCGGTGTGCTTTAAGATCGAGAGTCACAACCACCCGTCGGCGATTGAGCCGTTTCAAGGCGCCACGACGGGTGTCGGCGGTATTCTCCGTGACATCTTTTCCATGGGTGCGCGGCCCATTGCGGCGCTGAACTCATTGCGTTTCGGCTCACCCAAGCACTCTCGCACTGCACAATTGCTTGACGGTGTCGTCAAAGGCATCGCCCACTACGGAAATTGCTTTGGCGTGCCCACCGTTGCCGGCGAAATCTATTTCGATCCGTCCTACAATGAAAACCCGTTGGTAAATGCGATGGCCGTGGGTGTCGTCGAAGTAGACAAGATTATTAAAGGCGCTGCAACCGGTGTCGGCAACCCCGTTTTCGTGGTCGGTGCGGCGACCGGACGCGACGGTATTCACGGCGCGTCATTTGCCTCGGAAGATCTCTCCGAATCCTCTAAAGAAAAACGTCCCTCCGTTCAGATCGGCGATCCGTTCAAAGAAAAACTCCTGCTTGAAGCGACGCTCGAGCTCGCCGGCACGGATGCTTTGGTCGGCATTCAAGACATGGGTGCCGCGGGAATTTGCTGTTCGTGCAGCGAAACTCCTGCTCGTGGCGACACCGGAATTCACCTCGACGTGAATAAGGTCTCCCGGCGTGAAAAGGGCATGAACGCGTATGAAATCTGCTTGTCCGAGTCTCAAGAAAGAATGCTCGTAATCGTCAAGAAGGGCCAAGAGCACCACGCGCGAGATATTTTCGACAAGTGGGACCTGCACGCCGATGAAGTCGGGGTTGTAACGGAAGACAAACTCTTCACAATTCAAGAGGACGGCCAAACCGTCGGCGTTATTCCGGCAGCCTCACTCGTGCTCGGTGGCGGCGCTCCGCAATACCAACGTGAGCATGCTCGACCTGCTTCGCTTGATGCTCTTTTGAACTTTGACCCGACTCACCTTCCCGATCCCGAAGACTGGAATGACGTCCTAATAGCCGTGCTCGGTTCACCCAACATCTGCAGCCGGAGACTGGTTTTCGAGCAGTATGATCACACGATCGGAGCATCAACTGCTCAAGGTGGCGGACAAACGGATGCCGGAGTCGTGCGCGTGCCCGGAACCAACAAGGGTCTCGCGCTTTCTGTCGACTGCAATTCTCGCTACGTCTCGGTTGACCCGTATCGCGGCGCGGCGCTCGCTGTATGGGAAGGTGCTCGCAATGTAGCCTGCACCGGCGCGGTCCCCGTGGGCATCACAAATTGTCTGAATTTTGCCAATCCCAACAAACCGGAAAATTACTATTTCTTCCATGAGTCGATTTCCGGTATGTCGGACGCATGTTCGGCGCTGAACATTCCCGTCACCGGGGGAAATGTTTCTTTCTACAACGAATCTCCCGCAGGTCCCGTTCGGCCCACGCCGGTAATCGGCATGGTCGGCGTTCTCGAAGACGTCAGCAAGCATGTCGGTATTGCTTTCAAGGAAGAAGGAGACTTCATCGCCTTGTTGGGAAGCATCGGGCCTGATCTTGGCTGCACAGAATATCTTTCAGCTATTCACGGCGTAGTCGCGGGTCCGCCGCCGCGTTTAGACGTCGACAAAAACTTACGACTCATCCGACTGCTTCCCGAGCTTGCCGCCAAAGAAACTTTGTGCTCTGCGCACGACATCTCCGAAGGCGGTCTCGCCGTTGCAGTCTCAGAGTCCTGCATTGCAGGCAATATCGGTTGCTTGTTGACCTTCCCTTGGAATCAGCGCTCTGTTGAAACTCTTTTTGCCGAAACGCAAGGCTGTGTGATCGTAAGCGTAGCTCACGAGAAATGGCCCGAGCTGAAACAAATGTGTCAAGAGCACAGTGTAAGTCTCCAGATGCTGGGCAGAGTAGGGGGCGAGTTGATTGTGATCAATGACTGGATTACCCTGCCCCTCGAAATGGCGGCGGACACCTACAATCAGTCCCTGTCACAGCACTTAGGGCTGAAATAG
- a CDS encoding pyridoxal phosphate-dependent aminotransferase family protein — protein sequence MAAGIYPYFRAIETDQDAVVKIDGRDILMLGSNNYLGLTNHPKVKEAARKAVDDFGAGCAGSRFLNGTLSIHKECEEKLADFLRKPSVLLFTTGYQANVGGIATLVSRNTWLIADALSHASIIDAARLSFGRVAKFRHNNMEDLERLLKVHEHHEKIVITEGVFSMEGDTVDLPAVVALCKKYDADLILDDAHGVGVYGPHGDGTAGHFGLTNETDIIIGTFSKSLAAIGGFVASSEDVIHFLKHHARAMIFSASPPPATVGAVIAALKIIDEEPERRDLLWSNANYLRNGLQNLGLDTGHSNTPIIPVVVGDSVDSFKVCKMMQDEGVFINPVVPPAVQPGQSLIRFSVMSTHTHEQLDFALDKVAKIAKLIPFRAEATHSDSNSNGRGSEVSDPFSAVPLENSSN from the coding sequence ATGGCCGCGGGAATTTACCCGTATTTCCGAGCGATTGAAACGGATCAGGATGCGGTCGTCAAAATTGATGGGCGGGACATTCTGATGCTCGGCTCAAACAATTATCTTGGGTTGACGAATCATCCCAAGGTAAAAGAAGCCGCTCGCAAAGCCGTCGACGACTTCGGTGCGGGTTGCGCCGGTTCGCGTTTCCTTAATGGCACGTTGAGCATTCACAAAGAATGCGAAGAGAAGCTCGCCGACTTTCTGCGCAAGCCTTCCGTGTTGCTTTTTACGACGGGCTATCAGGCAAATGTCGGCGGAATTGCCACCCTCGTGTCCCGCAACACTTGGCTGATTGCCGATGCGCTTTCGCACGCGTCCATCATTGACGCGGCACGGTTGTCCTTTGGCCGAGTTGCCAAGTTTCGGCACAACAACATGGAAGACCTTGAGCGCCTACTCAAAGTGCACGAGCATCATGAGAAGATCGTCATCACCGAAGGCGTTTTTTCCATGGAAGGCGACACGGTTGATCTTCCGGCGGTCGTGGCACTCTGCAAGAAGTACGATGCCGATCTGATTTTGGATGACGCGCACGGCGTTGGAGTCTATGGACCCCACGGAGACGGTACGGCCGGACATTTTGGCCTGACCAATGAAACGGACATCATTATCGGGACTTTCTCAAAGTCCTTGGCGGCCATCGGCGGATTTGTGGCGTCTTCTGAAGATGTGATTCACTTCCTGAAGCATCATGCTCGCGCGATGATATTTTCCGCGAGTCCCCCGCCTGCGACAGTCGGCGCGGTGATCGCGGCTCTGAAGATCATCGACGAAGAACCGGAACGGCGCGACTTGCTGTGGAGTAACGCGAACTACTTGCGCAACGGTCTCCAGAATTTGGGTTTGGATACGGGACACAGCAACACGCCGATTATTCCTGTCGTCGTGGGCGACTCCGTCGATTCCTTCAAGGTCTGCAAAATGATGCAGGACGAAGGTGTCTTCATCAACCCTGTCGTTCCTCCTGCAGTGCAGCCGGGGCAAAGTTTGATTCGTTTCTCGGTCATGTCCACGCACACACACGAACAACTTGATTTCGCGCTGGACAAGGTCGCAAAAATCGCAAAACTGATTCCTTTTAGAGCGGAGGCAACTCATTCAGATTCGAATTCAAACGGTCGCGGATCCGAAGTCTCTGACCCGTTTTCTGCGGTTCCCTTGGAGAATTCAAGCAACTGA
- a CDS encoding YifB family Mg chelatase-like AAA ATPase yields the protein MFSDVTTAALLGVDAYRVRAECHLENASERSAVVVGLPDNAVKEARERISAAIKNSGFAMPMRKITINLAPANIRKEGSGFDLPMALGILAASGQLAPGALDDVAIIGELALDGHTRPIRGVLPVAGAMRREGVRRLLVPEANAQEAALIPEVEVYPVSTLRDAVDFLNGQLPIERHVVDHKKLFDESRELVGDFSDVRGQSSVKRALEVAAAGGHNVLMIGPPGSGKTMLAKRLPGILPEFSLEEALETTRVHSVAGTMQAGQAIVANRPYRSPHHTVSDAGLIGGGMIPRPGEVSLAHHGVLFLDELPEFHKNVLEVLRQPLEDGVVTLSRAAITLSYPAQFMLVAAMNPCPCGFATDPDRECKCTAEQIRRYVSKISGPLLDRIDLHIEVPRVSWNELSAPAPKDSSTQVRQRVDLARRRQRERFDKYRTGLFANAQMSNKEIEQFAPLDNQSLELLRQVVENMGLSARAYHRIRKVARTIADLEGHDEITLTHVTEAVQYRSLDRLGELVG from the coding sequence ATGTTTTCAGATGTCACAACAGCAGCCTTGTTGGGAGTGGATGCCTACCGTGTCCGCGCCGAGTGTCATCTTGAAAACGCCAGCGAACGCAGCGCGGTAGTCGTCGGACTTCCGGACAATGCGGTCAAGGAAGCCCGCGAGCGAATTTCTGCCGCTATCAAAAACTCCGGATTTGCCATGCCGATGCGCAAGATTACGATCAATCTTGCACCGGCAAACATTCGCAAAGAAGGAAGTGGTTTTGATTTGCCGATGGCACTCGGAATTCTTGCCGCGTCCGGCCAGCTCGCTCCCGGGGCTTTGGATGACGTCGCGATTATCGGTGAACTTGCGCTCGATGGACATACGCGCCCGATTCGCGGAGTGCTCCCCGTCGCCGGTGCGATGCGCCGCGAAGGCGTCCGCCGTCTGCTCGTTCCCGAAGCTAATGCGCAGGAAGCGGCTCTAATTCCCGAAGTTGAGGTCTATCCCGTCAGCACCCTTCGCGATGCTGTGGATTTTCTGAACGGCCAACTGCCGATTGAGCGGCATGTCGTCGATCACAAAAAGCTCTTTGATGAATCGCGCGAACTGGTTGGTGACTTTTCTGATGTTCGCGGCCAGTCGTCGGTGAAGCGCGCTCTTGAAGTCGCCGCGGCGGGCGGTCACAATGTCTTGATGATCGGTCCGCCGGGATCAGGCAAAACGATGCTCGCCAAACGCCTGCCGGGAATTTTGCCCGAATTCAGTCTGGAAGAGGCTCTCGAAACGACGCGCGTTCATTCTGTCGCGGGCACGATGCAAGCAGGACAAGCCATTGTCGCGAATCGTCCTTATCGTTCACCTCATCACACGGTATCCGACGCCGGACTAATTGGCGGCGGAATGATCCCCCGTCCCGGTGAAGTTTCTCTCGCGCATCACGGCGTGTTGTTCTTGGACGAACTTCCGGAGTTTCACAAGAACGTGCTTGAAGTTCTTAGGCAGCCTTTGGAAGACGGCGTCGTCACGTTGTCGCGCGCGGCGATCACGTTGTCATATCCCGCGCAGTTCATGCTTGTTGCCGCGATGAATCCCTGTCCTTGTGGGTTTGCCACCGACCCGGATCGCGAGTGCAAATGCACTGCAGAGCAGATCCGACGCTATGTCTCGAAAATTTCCGGCCCCCTGTTGGATAGAATTGATTTGCACATTGAGGTCCCGCGTGTATCGTGGAATGAGCTTTCCGCTCCTGCTCCGAAAGACAGTTCCACTCAAGTTAGACAACGCGTGGATTTGGCGCGGCGTCGACAGCGCGAGCGGTTCGACAAATATCGCACAGGTCTTTTCGCGAATGCGCAGATGAGCAACAAGGAAATCGAACAGTTCGCGCCCCTTGATAATCAGAGTCTTGAACTGCTCAGACAAGTCGTTGAAAACATGGGCCTGTCCGCGCGAGCCTACCATCGTATTCGCAAAGTCGCGCGCACCATCGCCGATCTCGAAGGTCATGATGAGATTACGTTGACTCACGTTACGGAAGCCGTGCAATACCGCTCATTAGACAGACTTGGCGAGTTGGTAGGATGA
- a CDS encoding acyl--CoA ligase: protein MSEQAKFSAAQWAFDLLTADSQRTLLLQDQKKISAAALHEDVSRIRASLNQAGLGQDRIVAVACERSASSLAVILACLCENISPFLIDPRQDHDVLAKLLDAVRVHGLFCGESMKSEMFRARLPYLKWVGESESVMHASRATAPEESLEGSFLLHSSGTCGLPRALHHSGSAISWQAGALAKNLRLKPGSELWFTGSIAQPSVFSMGLCAVLSAGGTLVLDDPETKLSIAPRLSEGQRLLLLSQFTDSQTWNAEKLLALKGKVSATMTTDFSLSESFAVTVTQATDAPVWNGWSLAEVAGFLTVNPIPGVWPSESVGRPLAGAEVRGLENESTASDGLSRLFYRHAPVPQKVISLTFQGKSEHANLGNPTDDWGRVDANDFIFVDGCEKSVFYRAGFPIEARQVEAQLVSLDGIKESLVFGLPNDDVETEVATVIVPSNGKTDFASSISELSKTTPRYMLPQRLSIAESLQRTPTGKYVRHGLPTSGKPVVLQSDSKIVPPARPDESDHEMGNEDQE from the coding sequence ATGAGCGAACAAGCCAAATTCTCGGCCGCACAATGGGCCTTCGATCTTCTAACAGCGGATTCTCAGCGAACGCTGTTGTTGCAAGACCAAAAGAAGATCAGTGCTGCCGCTTTGCATGAAGATGTCAGCCGCATTCGCGCATCACTGAATCAGGCCGGACTTGGCCAAGATCGAATTGTTGCGGTGGCGTGTGAAAGGTCGGCTTCGTCGCTCGCTGTGATTCTGGCTTGCCTCTGCGAAAATATCTCGCCCTTCTTGATCGATCCCCGTCAGGACCACGACGTCCTCGCCAAATTGCTCGATGCGGTCAGAGTGCACGGGCTTTTCTGCGGTGAATCGATGAAATCAGAGATGTTTCGCGCTCGACTTCCGTACTTGAAATGGGTGGGGGAGAGCGAGTCCGTGATGCATGCCAGCCGCGCGACGGCTCCTGAAGAGAGTTTAGAAGGAAGTTTTCTTCTGCATTCTTCCGGAACTTGCGGCCTTCCGCGAGCACTGCATCATTCCGGCTCTGCAATTTCATGGCAAGCAGGCGCCTTGGCCAAAAATTTGCGCCTTAAGCCCGGCTCAGAGCTCTGGTTCACGGGAAGCATAGCTCAGCCTTCCGTTTTCAGCATGGGACTGTGCGCCGTTCTTTCGGCAGGCGGTACATTGGTTTTGGACGATCCCGAGACAAAGCTCAGTATTGCTCCGCGGCTGTCGGAAGGACAGCGACTCCTCTTGTTGTCGCAGTTTACGGACTCGCAAACTTGGAATGCTGAAAAGCTGCTTGCTCTAAAAGGCAAAGTGTCCGCGACGATGACCACTGACTTTAGTCTAAGCGAATCGTTCGCCGTCACGGTCACACAAGCAACGGACGCCCCCGTGTGGAACGGCTGGAGTCTTGCTGAGGTCGCAGGTTTCTTAACCGTTAATCCGATTCCCGGTGTATGGCCCTCCGAATCAGTAGGCAGGCCCCTTGCCGGTGCGGAAGTGCGAGGTTTGGAAAATGAGTCCACCGCTTCGGATGGGCTTTCCAGACTTTTCTATCGACATGCCCCCGTTCCTCAAAAGGTCATTTCATTGACTTTTCAAGGCAAGAGCGAGCACGCAAATCTCGGCAACCCGACGGACGACTGGGGCAGAGTGGATGCCAACGATTTCATTTTTGTCGACGGATGTGAAAAGTCCGTTTTCTATCGTGCCGGATTTCCAATCGAAGCCCGACAGGTGGAAGCGCAGCTTGTGTCTCTCGATGGCATAAAAGAGAGTCTGGTTTTCGGGCTTCCCAACGACGACGTTGAAACCGAGGTCGCGACGGTGATCGTTCCGAGTAACGGAAAAACGGACTTCGCGAGCTCGATTAGCGAGCTTTCAAAAACGACGCCGCGTTACATGCTGCCGCAGCGTCTGTCGATCGCAGAATCATTACAGCGCACGCCAACGGGAAAGTATGTTCGCCACGGTCTGCCGACTTCCGGCAAACCAGTGGTTCTCCAGAGTGATAGCAAGATCGTCCCGCCCGCAAGGCCGGATGAATCAGACCACGAAATGGGAAACGAAGATCAGGAATAG
- a CDS encoding bifunctional nuclease family protein, translating into MVSVEVIGISVCPPYQGYVVILKEKEGERWLPIFIGAAEAQSISFLLQGLEYARPMTYDLFAAILQEGEIEIRSTTICDLKDNTFYAEVELKIANGEIRRIDARPSDAIALALKAKAPIQVAPKVMDGAAVSNEPVNRSVVEQIAYLHQKLKEAVEMEAYEEAAKIRDHIRSLETKLTGTNDPGESEPEGEN; encoded by the coding sequence ATGGTTTCGGTCGAAGTAATTGGAATTTCTGTTTGCCCTCCTTATCAGGGCTACGTAGTTATTTTGAAGGAAAAAGAAGGCGAACGCTGGCTGCCCATCTTTATTGGTGCCGCGGAAGCGCAGAGTATTTCTTTTCTGTTGCAGGGGCTCGAATACGCTCGGCCCATGACGTACGATTTGTTCGCCGCGATCTTGCAGGAAGGTGAAATCGAAATTCGCTCTACAACGATTTGCGATCTCAAAGATAACACCTTCTATGCCGAAGTCGAACTCAAGATTGCCAATGGAGAAATACGACGAATCGATGCTCGCCCGTCCGATGCAATCGCTTTGGCACTCAAAGCAAAAGCCCCGATTCAGGTCGCTCCAAAAGTGATGGACGGAGCTGCCGTGAGCAATGAGCCGGTCAATCGTTCGGTAGTTGAGCAGATTGCCTATCTCCACCAAAAGCTCAAAGAAGCGGTCGAGATGGAAGCCTACGAAGAAGCCGCGAAGATTCGGGACCATATCCGGTCGCTCGAAACTAAACTGACCGGAACCAACGACCCCGGAGAATCCGAACCGGAAGGCGAGAACTAA
- a CDS encoding DUF177 domain-containing protein, which yields MKLHLPSYSQGVHEINEELDAADLELNPEEFAHKVNVFVRLDRHDPYFDLRIKVSTIAFAECDRCLSECDVRIESENPLWFVAGHAPSGDMVDDEDFVYIKPGTTELDLSSDLRDFLILAYSGRHLCSENCLGLCERCGANLNEGPCACQTN from the coding sequence GTGAAACTACATCTCCCGTCCTATTCGCAGGGTGTCCACGAAATCAATGAGGAACTCGATGCAGCGGATTTGGAACTGAATCCCGAAGAGTTCGCGCACAAAGTGAACGTTTTTGTGCGGCTGGACAGGCACGACCCATATTTTGACTTGCGCATCAAAGTTTCAACGATTGCGTTTGCCGAATGTGATCGTTGTTTGTCTGAATGTGATGTTCGCATAGAATCCGAAAATCCGCTCTGGTTTGTTGCCGGACATGCACCGTCGGGTGACATGGTCGACGACGAAGACTTCGTGTACATCAAACCCGGAACGACCGAGCTCGATTTGAGCTCCGATCTTAGAGATTTTCTGATTCTTGCCTATTCGGGCCGGCATCTTTGCAGCGAAAATTGCCTTGGACTCTGCGAACGGTGCGGTGCAAACCTCAATGAAGGCCCGTGTGCCTGTCAAACGAATTAA
- the rpmF gene encoding 50S ribosomal protein L32 gives MPVPKRRTGKSRRDRRRANYNLSGPGLATCSNCKAVIAPHRVCGSCGYYNGRFVLQVKNS, from the coding sequence ATGCCAGTACCAAAAAGACGAACCGGAAAATCGCGTCGGGATCGCCGTCGCGCAAACTACAATCTGAGCGGACCCGGTCTTGCCACATGCTCTAATTGCAAAGCGGTCATCGCACCGCACCGCGTCTGCGGTTCCTGTGGCTACTATAATGGCCGCTTCGTTCTTCAAGTCAAGAACAGCTAA
- the plsX gene encoding phosphate acyltransferase PlsX gives MVIALDAMGGDHAPRVPVEAACLATDEMSDVQVALFGPSETLEAELKRLGRKSGDGRITVYHAPEVIDMTDSPGKVVRSKPNSSLLRAIDLHQSGDAQAVVSAGHTGVQMAASYLKLGLIKGVRRPTIGGLFPNGEGKFTILLDVGANTDCKPINLLQFAVMGSVYMELLSGMKSPRIALLSIGEEKTKGNELVLATHYLLEQSGLNFIGNIEGRHIFTDTADVVICDGFVGNVVLKLSESLFHAFMTRMTRSNGTKVEPPPQLLQMVKEYDYSEIGGVPLLGVNGVSIICHGGSPAKAIKNAIREAKNMVERDLPGALSRGVEEYDAGMLARGVARYKGYTEKRDELEVEESDDE, from the coding sequence ATGGTCATAGCCTTGGATGCGATGGGGGGCGACCACGCTCCCCGCGTACCGGTTGAAGCGGCCTGTCTTGCCACGGATGAAATGTCCGATGTGCAAGTCGCTCTCTTCGGCCCCTCGGAGACTCTTGAAGCGGAACTGAAACGGCTCGGGCGCAAGTCCGGTGACGGACGGATCACTGTGTATCACGCTCCTGAAGTCATCGACATGACGGATTCTCCCGGCAAAGTCGTGCGCTCCAAGCCGAATAGCTCGCTCTTGCGCGCCATCGACTTGCATCAGAGCGGCGACGCTCAAGCTGTCGTCTCCGCAGGTCATACCGGTGTTCAAATGGCGGCAAGCTATTTGAAACTCGGTCTGATTAAGGGCGTGCGCCGTCCCACTATCGGTGGCCTTTTCCCCAACGGTGAAGGCAAGTTCACGATCCTGCTCGATGTCGGTGCGAATACGGACTGCAAACCGATCAACTTGCTTCAGTTTGCCGTCATGGGTTCCGTATATATGGAACTTCTAAGCGGCATGAAATCCCCTCGCATCGCGTTGCTCTCTATTGGCGAAGAGAAGACAAAGGGCAATGAACTGGTTCTTGCCACGCATTATCTGCTCGAGCAAAGCGGACTGAATTTCATCGGCAACATCGAAGGCCGGCACATCTTCACAGACACGGCGGATGTAGTGATTTGCGACGGTTTTGTTGGAAATGTCGTCCTGAAACTCAGCGAGTCGCTCTTTCACGCCTTTATGACCCGGATGACCCGCTCAAACGGAACAAAGGTAGAACCACCGCCCCAACTACTGCAAATGGTCAAGGAATACGACTATTCCGAAATTGGCGGCGTTCCGCTGCTTGGTGTGAACGGCGTCTCGATCATTTGTCACGGCGGATCACCCGCCAAGGCGATCAAGAATGCGATTCGCGAAGCCAAAAACATGGTTGAACGAGATCTACCCGGCGCACTGAGCAGGGGAGTCGAAGAATACGATGCGGGCATGCTCGCCCGCGGCGTCGCCCGTTACAAAGGCTACACCGAAAAGCGCGACGAGCTTGAAGTTGAGGAATCAGACGATGAGTAA
- a CDS encoding ketoacyl-ACP synthase III, with protein MSKGVKPISRIIGLGVGVPDNILSNHDLEQMVDTSDEWITTRTGIKERRIVSKGQKTSDLCIQAAREALAEAQVDAGELDAIILGTISGDMRFPSTAVLVQEAIGANNAAAWDVSATCSGFLFSMYNADTLIASKRAKKVLVLGSELLTPLVNWEDRATCVLFGDAAGAAVLTEATDDRGLLSIAIGSNGSYVDLLYSVGHGTASRTGGNDNGDRFLHMNGNEVFKHAVRMLERVAAEAVEKAGLQPSDIDWLIPHQANMRIIKATAERLGLPMEQVYLNIHKYGNTSSASVPLAMYEARKEGKLKDGQLMLSVVFGGGFTWGGMVHRF; from the coding sequence ATGAGTAAAGGCGTAAAGCCTATTTCCCGGATTATTGGTTTAGGTGTAGGCGTGCCCGACAACATTCTCTCCAATCACGACTTGGAGCAAATGGTTGACACGTCTGATGAGTGGATCACCACTCGCACCGGAATCAAAGAGCGCCGCATTGTCAGCAAAGGTCAGAAAACCTCCGATCTTTGTATCCAAGCCGCGCGCGAAGCCCTCGCCGAAGCCCAAGTGGACGCAGGCGAACTTGACGCGATCATTCTTGGCACGATTTCCGGCGACATGCGTTTTCCCTCGACTGCCGTCCTGGTGCAGGAAGCTATCGGCGCGAACAACGCCGCTGCGTGGGACGTTAGCGCAACATGCTCGGGATTTTTGTTCTCGATGTACAATGCCGACACGCTGATCGCGTCAAAACGCGCGAAGAAAGTCCTGGTGCTCGGCAGTGAGTTGTTGACTCCGTTGGTCAATTGGGAAGACCGTGCGACCTGTGTGCTCTTCGGCGATGCCGCGGGCGCGGCAGTCTTGACCGAGGCCACCGACGATCGCGGTCTGCTCTCCATTGCAATCGGATCCAACGGGAGCTACGTAGATTTGTTGTACTCCGTCGGTCATGGCACAGCTTCAAGAACCGGCGGTAATGACAACGGCGACCGCTTTCTTCACATGAACGGCAACGAAGTTTTCAAACATGCCGTTCGCATGCTCGAGCGCGTAGCCGCTGAAGCCGTCGAAAAGGCCGGCCTACAGCCCTCCGATATTGACTGGCTGATTCCGCATCAGGCCAACATGCGCATCATCAAAGCGACCGCTGAGCGACTCGGCTTGCCGATGGAGCAAGTCTACCTGAACATCCACAAGTACGGCAACACGTCGTCGGCATCTGTTCCATTGGCTATGTATGAAGCCCGTAAAGAAGGCAAACTTAAAGACGGACAGCTTATGCTCTCCGTCGTCTTCGGCGGTGGCTTCACATGGGGCGGCATGGTCCATCGCTTCTAA
- the fabD gene encoding ACP S-malonyltransferase yields the protein MARDLFDKFDLVKQRFTQANDILGFDLAQFCFEGPEDDLRQTRVTQPALYVHSVIVGELLAEQGVTPQAAAGHSLGEYSALACAAAFTFETGLELVKVRANAMQEAGTEKPGTMAAIVGLDFDKVEEICKNTTEGVVVPANYNSPGQLVISGDIPGVDAAMAACKSAGAKLVRKLVVSGAFHSPLMSSAAERLQAALDKADITSPKVPVLSNVTGKPHGDAANIRKNLYDQLLSPVRWTECLETLNSMSPNRWFELGPGNVLAGLLKRTINGASAQTVGTAAELETVLQGASV from the coding sequence ATGGCTCGCGATTTGTTTGACAAGTTTGATCTCGTCAAACAGCGTTTTACGCAAGCCAACGACATTCTCGGATTTGATCTTGCTCAGTTTTGTTTCGAAGGTCCCGAAGATGATCTGCGCCAGACACGTGTTACCCAACCTGCGCTTTACGTGCATTCCGTCATCGTCGGCGAGTTGCTCGCCGAACAAGGCGTCACTCCGCAAGCCGCGGCGGGTCACAGTTTAGGCGAGTATTCTGCGCTCGCTTGCGCCGCAGCATTCACTTTTGAAACCGGACTCGAATTAGTCAAGGTGCGTGCCAACGCCATGCAGGAAGCGGGCACCGAAAAACCCGGCACGATGGCCGCGATTGTCGGTCTCGATTTTGACAAAGTCGAAGAGATTTGCAAGAACACGACCGAAGGCGTCGTCGTTCCCGCCAATTACAATTCGCCCGGTCAGCTCGTAATTTCGGGCGATATCCCCGGAGTGGATGCAGCTATGGCCGCGTGTAAGTCGGCAGGAGCGAAATTGGTGCGCAAGCTCGTCGTCTCCGGCGCGTTTCATTCGCCCCTGATGTCGTCTGCCGCGGAAAGACTTCAAGCTGCATTAGACAAAGCAGATATCACGTCGCCCAAAGTTCCGGTGCTCTCAAACGTGACAGGAAAACCACACGGCGACGCGGCAAATATTCGCAAAAATCTCTACGACCAGTTACTTTCGCCGGTGCGCTGGACGGAGTGCCTCGAAACTCTGAACAGCATGTCACCCAATCGCTGGTTTGAACTTGGTCCCGGCAACGTGCTCGCGGGACTCCTGAAGCGAACGATTAACGGCGCGTCAGCGCAAACCGTGGGTACTGCCGCTGAGCTTGAAACCGTTTTGCAAGGAGCCTCCGTATGA